Proteins found in one Corynebacterium sanguinis genomic segment:
- a CDS encoding NADP-dependent isocitrate dehydrogenase, producing MATIIWTRTDEAPLLATYSLLPIVTAFASNAGVNVETRDISVAGRILSLFPERVKDDKYAHDALAELGDLANSPEANIVKLPNISASLVQLKKAIAELQAKGFDLPDYPDNPTTDEERDIRARYDSVKGSAVNPVLRQGNSDRRAPEAVKNYTRKHPHSMGEWSSDSKTNVATMEHGDFRDNEKSVIMPSDDTLRIELVKADGSVEVLRASLPVLAGEVVDATFMSAKALDEFLLKAIARAKDEGVLFSAHLKATMMKVSDPIIFGHVVRAYFYDVFEAHGEELLAAGLNGENGLGAILDGLGALDNGEEIRAAFDKALADGPDLAMVNSAKGITNLHVPSDVIVDASMPAMIRTSGHMWNAEDQEQDTLATIPDSSYAGIYQVVIDDCRENGAFDPTTMGTVPNVGLMAQKAEEYGSHNKTFKIPADGTVRVVNSAGETLMEHDVETGDIWRACQAKDAPIRDWVRLAVSRARKSGMKTIFWLDESRAHDRNLIGLVNKYLAEHDTDGLDISIASPVEATKITVERLRQGKDTISVTGNVLRDYNTDLFPILELGTSAKMLSIVPLMAGGGLFETGAGGSAPKHVQQLEAENHLRWDSLGEFLALAESLRLAADQGNPKADVLADALDKATEEVLIQGHSPSRKVGEIDNRGSHFYLALYWAEELAKQTQDAEIANYFAPVAEKLRENEEKIAAELLAPQGSAGDIGGYYLPDDEKATATMRPSATLNEIIDSMVAR from the coding sequence GTGGCTACCATCATCTGGACACGCACCGACGAAGCACCGCTGCTTGCGACCTACTCGCTGCTGCCGATCGTCACGGCATTCGCTTCCAACGCGGGAGTCAACGTGGAAACTCGCGACATCTCCGTCGCAGGTCGCATCCTGTCCCTGTTCCCGGAGCGCGTCAAGGATGACAAGTACGCCCACGACGCCCTCGCTGAGCTCGGCGACCTTGCGAACAGCCCGGAAGCGAACATCGTCAAGCTGCCCAACATCTCGGCATCGCTGGTGCAGCTGAAGAAGGCGATCGCTGAGCTGCAGGCCAAGGGCTTCGATCTGCCCGACTACCCGGATAACCCCACCACCGACGAGGAGCGCGACATCCGCGCGCGCTACGACTCGGTCAAGGGCTCCGCAGTCAACCCGGTGCTGCGCCAGGGCAACTCTGACCGCCGCGCGCCCGAGGCTGTGAAGAACTACACACGCAAGCACCCGCACTCCATGGGCGAGTGGTCCTCCGACTCGAAGACCAACGTGGCCACGATGGAGCACGGCGACTTCCGCGACAACGAAAAGTCCGTGATCATGCCGTCCGACGACACGCTGCGCATCGAGCTGGTCAAGGCCGACGGCTCCGTCGAGGTGCTGCGCGCATCCCTGCCCGTGCTCGCCGGCGAGGTCGTCGACGCGACCTTCATGTCCGCCAAGGCTCTCGACGAGTTCCTGCTCAAGGCCATCGCCCGCGCCAAGGACGAGGGAGTGCTGTTCTCCGCGCACCTCAAGGCCACCATGATGAAGGTTTCCGACCCCATCATCTTCGGCCACGTAGTACGCGCGTACTTCTATGACGTATTCGAGGCCCACGGTGAGGAACTTCTTGCCGCGGGCCTCAATGGCGAGAACGGCCTCGGCGCCATCCTCGACGGGCTGGGCGCCCTCGACAACGGCGAGGAGATCCGCGCCGCCTTTGACAAGGCGCTTGCCGACGGCCCCGACCTGGCCATGGTCAACTCCGCCAAAGGCATCACCAACCTGCACGTGCCCTCCGACGTGATCGTCGACGCCTCGATGCCGGCGATGATCCGCACCTCCGGGCACATGTGGAACGCCGAGGACCAGGAGCAGGACACCCTGGCCACCATCCCCGATTCCTCCTACGCCGGCATCTACCAAGTTGTCATTGACGACTGCCGCGAAAACGGCGCGTTCGACCCGACCACGATGGGCACCGTGCCCAACGTGGGCCTCATGGCGCAGAAGGCCGAGGAGTACGGCTCCCATAACAAGACGTTCAAGATCCCGGCCGACGGCACCGTGCGCGTGGTCAACTCCGCCGGCGAGACGCTGATGGAGCACGATGTTGAAACCGGCGACATCTGGCGCGCCTGCCAGGCCAAGGACGCCCCGATCCGCGACTGGGTCCGCCTCGCGGTGAGCCGCGCGCGCAAGTCCGGCATGAAGACGATCTTCTGGCTCGACGAGTCCCGCGCCCACGACCGCAACCTGATCGGCCTGGTGAACAAGTACCTCGCCGAGCACGACACCGACGGCCTCGACATCTCCATCGCGTCGCCCGTCGAGGCGACCAAGATCACCGTCGAGCGCCTGCGCCAGGGCAAGGACACCATCTCGGTCACCGGCAACGTGCTGCGCGACTACAACACCGACCTGTTCCCCATCCTCGAGCTGGGCACGTCGGCGAAGATGCTCTCCATCGTCCCGCTCATGGCGGGCGGCGGGCTGTTTGAGACGGGTGCCGGCGGCTCCGCTCCGAAGCATGTCCAGCAACTTGAGGCGGAAAACCACCTGCGCTGGGATTCGCTCGGCGAGTTCCTCGCGCTGGCGGAGTCGCTGCGGCTCGCGGCCGACCAGGGCAACCCCAAGGCGGATGTGCTTGCCGACGCCCTGGACAAGGCCACCGAAGAAGTACTGATCCAGGGCCACTCCCCCTCGCGCAAGGTCGGTGAGATCGACAACCGGGGCTCCCACTTCTACCTCGCCCTGTACTGGGCCGAGGAGCTGGCGAAGCAGACCCAGGACGCCGAGATCGCGAACTACTTCGCTCCGGTGGCCGAGAAGCTGCGCGAGAACGAGGAGAAGATCGCCGCAGAGCTGCTCGCCCCGCAGGGTAGCGCGGGCGACATCGGCGGTTACTACCTGCCGGATGACGAGAAGGCCACCGCAACGATGCGCCCGTCGGCGACGCTGAACGAGATCATCGACTCGATGGTGGCGCGCTAG
- a CDS encoding substrate-binding domain-containing protein: protein MIRRIRAEGLEPFVVDVRYDTGQDYVLPLVESGAVTAVMCPTDMRQLQYLRALSSNGIDVPRQVSVTGCDGFLPGMDVLGLTTYTWPIGHFADTVIDTMIDLIKRFRTPDDRREVVSVKFEGEVVAGATVAPPPL from the coding sequence ATGATTCGCCGCATCAGGGCGGAGGGTCTGGAACCGTTCGTGGTCGACGTGCGCTACGACACCGGCCAAGACTACGTTCTCCCGCTCGTGGAAAGCGGTGCCGTGACGGCGGTAATGTGCCCGACCGATATGAGGCAGCTGCAGTACCTGCGGGCGCTCAGCTCAAACGGCATCGACGTTCCCCGCCAGGTCAGTGTCACCGGGTGCGACGGATTCCTGCCGGGGATGGATGTTTTGGGGCTGACGACCTACACGTGGCCAATCGGGCATTTCGCCGACACGGTGATTGACACCATGATTGACCTGATCAAGCGCTTCCGCACCCCGGATGATCGCCGGGAAGTGGTCAGCGTGAAGTTCGAGGGCGAGGTCGTCGCCGGCGCAACCGTCGCCCCGCCCCCGCTCTAA
- a CDS encoding O-acetylhomoserine/O-acetylserine sulfhydrylase: MAHYDNSQAHEWSFDTRAVHAGQQLDSDYGARNQPIYMTTSYVFNDAQHAENRFNLSDAGPIYTRITNPTQQALEDRLASLEGGVAAVAFASGMAAETAAITNLASAGDHIVTSPRLYGGTETLFEVTLPRLGIESTFVDNPDDAASWQAAVKPNTKAFYGETFGNPIADVLDIPAVAEVAHANQVPLIVDNTMATAALVRPLELGADIVVVSTTKFYTGNGAAIGGALIDAGRFDWTVERDGAPVFPYFVTPDAAYHGLKYADLGEPAFAIKARAGILRDTGAAISPFNAWVALQGLDTLGLRVERHNHNALKVAEYLANNDKVAKVNFAGLESSPYYAIKEKLGLKYTGSVLSFDLAGDPNDRVKAWDFINALRLHSNLANIGDVRSLVVHPASTTHSQSNEAGLARAGISQSTVRLSVGIENIDDIIADLERGFAAV; the protein is encoded by the coding sequence ATGGCTCACTACGACAACTCTCAAGCACACGAATGGTCCTTTGATACGCGCGCGGTCCACGCCGGCCAGCAGCTCGACTCCGATTACGGCGCCCGCAACCAGCCGATCTACATGACCACCTCGTACGTGTTCAACGACGCGCAGCACGCGGAGAACCGCTTCAACCTCTCCGATGCTGGCCCGATTTACACCCGCATTACCAACCCGACGCAGCAGGCGTTGGAGGACCGCCTCGCTAGCCTCGAAGGCGGCGTCGCGGCGGTCGCGTTCGCCTCGGGCATGGCCGCCGAAACCGCGGCGATTACCAACCTCGCCTCCGCCGGCGACCACATTGTCACCTCCCCGCGCCTCTACGGCGGCACCGAGACCCTCTTCGAGGTCACCCTGCCGCGCCTGGGTATCGAGTCCACCTTCGTGGACAACCCCGACGACGCCGCCTCCTGGCAGGCCGCGGTCAAGCCCAACACCAAGGCGTTTTACGGCGAGACCTTCGGCAACCCGATCGCCGACGTGCTTGACATCCCGGCCGTCGCCGAGGTCGCGCACGCCAACCAGGTGCCGCTGATCGTGGACAACACGATGGCCACCGCGGCACTCGTGCGCCCGCTTGAGCTGGGCGCGGACATCGTCGTCGTGTCCACCACAAAGTTCTACACCGGCAACGGGGCGGCCATTGGCGGCGCGCTTATCGACGCCGGCCGGTTCGACTGGACCGTCGAGCGCGACGGCGCCCCGGTCTTCCCGTACTTTGTCACCCCCGACGCCGCTTACCACGGCCTGAAGTACGCCGACCTCGGCGAGCCCGCCTTCGCCATCAAGGCCCGCGCGGGCATCCTGCGCGACACCGGCGCGGCGATCTCCCCGTTCAACGCCTGGGTCGCCCTGCAGGGCCTGGACACCCTCGGCCTGCGCGTAGAGCGTCACAACCACAACGCCCTGAAGGTGGCCGAGTACCTGGCCAACAACGACAAGGTGGCCAAAGTGAACTTCGCCGGGCTGGAATCGAGCCCCTACTACGCCATCAAGGAGAAGCTGGGGCTCAAGTACACCGGCTCGGTGCTCTCCTTCGACCTTGCGGGCGACCCGAACGATCGCGTGAAGGCCTGGGACTTCATCAACGCGCTGCGCCTGCACTCCAACCTGGCCAACATCGGCGACGTGCGCTCGCTGGTGGTCCACCCGGCGTCGACGACGCACTCGCAGTCGAACGAGGCGGGCCTTGCGCGCGCCGGCATCAGCCAGTCCACGGTGCGCCTGAGCGTGGGCATTGAGAACATCGACGACATCATCGCCGACCTCGAGCGCGGGTTCGCCGCTGTCTAG
- the metX gene encoding homoserine O-acetyltransferase MetX: MSLTLPPEGELHHVAIGTFSTEAGVDIPDVTIAFQRWGEFRGNPSGSNNVLLVEHALTGDSNAADWWCEVIGPGKALDTDTFCVICTNALGSCYGSTGPASEHPDGGRWGSRFPAISIRDQVAAERQFLDRLGLERVRAVLGGSMGGARTLEWTIMFPEMVDYACVLAVSARASAWQIGIQTAQLSAITRDPDWYGGDYYDKPNGPSAGLAAARRIAHLTYRGELEIDERFGTAAQAGENPLGPYRCENQRFAVQSYLDHQGIKLVERFDAGSYVTLTETLNRHDVGRGRGGLNKALASSKVPTMIVGVDTDILYPYHQQEHLSRNLGNLLAMSKLSSPVGHDAFLVEARQMDIILRKFIALSEQTPSPHDFAARSGAYDI; this comes from the coding sequence ATGTCCTTGACACTGCCCCCCGAGGGCGAGTTGCACCACGTCGCCATCGGTACCTTTTCTACCGAGGCGGGCGTGGACATCCCGGACGTCACGATCGCGTTTCAGCGCTGGGGCGAATTCCGGGGCAACCCGTCTGGCAGCAACAACGTCCTGCTCGTCGAGCACGCGCTGACCGGCGACTCCAACGCCGCCGACTGGTGGTGCGAGGTCATCGGCCCCGGCAAGGCGCTGGATACAGATACGTTCTGCGTGATCTGCACGAACGCGCTGGGCAGCTGCTACGGCTCGACGGGCCCGGCCAGTGAGCACCCCGACGGCGGGCGGTGGGGTTCGCGTTTCCCCGCCATCTCGATTCGCGACCAGGTGGCCGCGGAGAGGCAGTTTCTGGACCGGCTCGGGCTTGAGCGCGTTCGCGCGGTGCTCGGAGGGTCGATGGGTGGGGCGCGCACGCTCGAGTGGACCATCATGTTCCCCGAAATGGTCGATTACGCCTGCGTGTTGGCGGTGTCCGCGCGCGCGAGCGCCTGGCAGATCGGCATTCAGACCGCCCAACTCTCGGCTATCACCCGCGACCCCGACTGGTACGGCGGGGACTACTACGACAAACCCAACGGGCCCTCAGCCGGGCTGGCGGCGGCGCGGCGCATTGCACACCTGACCTACCGCGGGGAGCTGGAGATCGACGAGCGCTTCGGCACCGCCGCCCAGGCCGGGGAGAACCCGCTTGGCCCCTACCGGTGTGAGAACCAGCGCTTCGCCGTCCAGAGCTACCTCGACCACCAGGGCATCAAGCTTGTGGAGCGTTTCGACGCCGGCAGCTACGTCACCCTGACCGAAACACTCAACCGCCACGACGTCGGGCGCGGGCGCGGCGGCCTGAACAAGGCGCTGGCCAGCTCGAAGGTGCCCACCATGATCGTCGGCGTGGACACCGACATTCTCTACCCCTACCACCAGCAGGAGCACTTGAGCCGCAACCTGGGCAACCTGCTGGCGATGTCGAAGCTGTCCAGCCCCGTCGGCCACGACGCCTTTCTCGTTGAGGCGCGCCAGATGGACATCATCTTGCGCAAGTTCATCGCGCTGTCGGAGCAAACCCCCTCGCCGCACGACTTCGCGGCGCGCAGCGGGGCGTACGACATCTAA
- a CDS encoding DUF3017 domain-containing protein — protein sequence MPKHLLDNPHDINNAPSKLPVLVQQAMAAVFVVGFVASGLFSATEHWRRATFTLGAAMVWLTLMRLTCDSRVIGLVAVRSRRFDALFTTALGAAMMWLAWSVDALGS from the coding sequence GTGCCGAAACACTTGCTGGATAACCCCCACGACATTAACAACGCCCCCTCCAAGCTGCCCGTCCTGGTGCAGCAGGCGATGGCGGCGGTATTTGTCGTGGGCTTCGTGGCGTCGGGACTCTTCTCCGCCACCGAGCACTGGCGCCGCGCCACCTTCACCCTGGGCGCGGCGATGGTGTGGCTAACGCTCATGCGCCTGACGTGTGACTCCCGCGTGATTGGCCTGGTTGCGGTGCGCTCGCGGCGTTTCGATGCCCTGTTCACCACCGCCCTCGGCGCGGCCATGATGTGGCTGGCATGGTCGGTGGACGCGCTGGGGAGTTAG
- a CDS encoding bifunctional methylenetetrahydrofolate dehydrogenase/methenyltetrahydrofolate cyclohydrolase: MTAIKLDGKLYREEIFADLKERVAALQDRGITPGLATVLVGEDPASQNYVRMKHKDCAELGIASIMKELPGDTSQAELDSLIDDLNNDPAVTGYIVQLPLPKHLDENRVLGLIDPDKDADGLHPVNLGKLVLGEPAPLPCTPNGSIKLLERFGVELNGAVVCVIGRGVTVGRPISLMLTTKATNATAILCHTGTKDLAAQTRRADVIIAAAGKPHMITADMVKEGAAVLDVGVSRVDGKTVGDVHPDVWDKAGWVSPNPGGVGPMTRTFLVRNIVERAETLAG; encoded by the coding sequence GTGACTGCGATCAAATTGGACGGAAAGCTCTACCGCGAGGAGATCTTCGCGGATCTGAAAGAGCGCGTGGCGGCGCTGCAGGACAGGGGGATCACCCCGGGCTTGGCCACGGTTCTCGTTGGCGAGGACCCCGCGAGCCAGAACTACGTGCGCATGAAGCACAAGGACTGCGCCGAGCTCGGCATCGCCTCCATCATGAAGGAGCTGCCCGGCGACACCTCCCAAGCGGAGCTTGATTCGCTTATCGACGATCTGAACAACGACCCGGCCGTCACCGGCTACATCGTCCAACTACCGCTGCCGAAGCACCTCGACGAGAACCGCGTCCTCGGCCTCATCGACCCGGACAAGGACGCCGACGGGTTGCACCCGGTGAACCTGGGAAAGCTGGTGCTGGGCGAGCCGGCCCCACTGCCGTGCACCCCGAACGGCTCGATCAAGCTGCTCGAGCGCTTCGGAGTCGAGTTAAACGGCGCGGTCGTCTGCGTCATCGGCCGCGGCGTGACCGTGGGCCGGCCGATCTCCCTGATGCTGACCACAAAGGCCACCAACGCCACCGCCATCTTGTGCCACACCGGCACGAAAGACCTCGCGGCACAGACGCGCCGGGCCGACGTGATCATCGCCGCGGCCGGTAAGCCGCACATGATCACCGCCGACATGGTCAAGGAGGGCGCCGCGGTGCTCGACGTGGGCGTCTCGCGTGTCGACGGCAAAACGGTCGGCGACGTCCACCCCGACGTGTGGGACAAGGCCGGTTGGGTCTCCCCGAACCCAGGCGGGGTCGGTCCGATGACGCGCACCTTCCTCGTCCGCAACATCGTGGAGCGTGCCGAAACACTTGCTGGATAA
- a CDS encoding tRNA (cytidine(34)-2'-O)-methyltransferase has product MSHLHVILDNPVIPPNTGNAIRMCAGTGATLHLVEPLGFDLSEKHLRRAGLDYHDLADVQIHPSLDACLSTLPASRVFAFTTDATTHFHTVAYRDSDALLFGTEPTGLPPEHSHHPRVTRRLRIPMLPGRRSMNLSNSAAVATYEAWRQLGYAGGV; this is encoded by the coding sequence GTGTCGCACCTGCATGTCATCCTTGATAACCCGGTTATCCCGCCCAATACGGGCAACGCGATACGCATGTGCGCCGGCACCGGGGCAACCCTGCATCTCGTCGAGCCGCTCGGCTTCGACCTCAGCGAAAAACACCTGCGCCGCGCAGGGCTGGACTACCACGACCTCGCGGACGTGCAGATTCACCCCTCTTTGGACGCATGCTTATCGACGCTCCCAGCCTCACGCGTCTTCGCCTTCACCACCGACGCCACCACGCACTTCCACACCGTTGCCTACCGCGACTCCGACGCGCTACTGTTCGGCACCGAGCCGACCGGGCTGCCGCCGGAGCATTCTCACCACCCGCGGGTGACGCGGCGTCTGCGTATCCCCATGCTGCCCGGCCGGCGGTCGATGAACCTGTCGAACTCCGCGGCCGTGGCCACGTACGAGGCGTGGCGGCAGCTCGGGTATGCGGGCGGGGTGTAA
- a CDS encoding acyl-CoA thioesterase domain-containing protein produces MTRATWKPQPSRPTPSLRTARTREGGFIRQLIGRKVTGLPEGTFFSWFTSETTMVDTDERIPLAEFFSRIDIANGIAVHHSPTEWAFPNVDLTVHLYRYPVGQWNGLEATNVWGPDGAGLTSTILHDLDGPLGRAEQMQALGRV; encoded by the coding sequence TTGACACGCGCGACGTGGAAACCCCAACCCAGCAGACCTACCCCGTCCCTGAGGACTGCGAGGACCAGGGAAGGCGGGTTCATCCGCCAACTCATCGGGCGCAAGGTCACCGGCCTGCCGGAGGGCACGTTCTTCTCGTGGTTTACTTCCGAGACCACCATGGTCGACACCGACGAACGCATCCCGCTCGCGGAGTTCTTCAGCCGCATCGACATCGCCAACGGCATCGCCGTCCACCACAGCCCCACCGAGTGGGCGTTCCCCAACGTTGACCTGACCGTTCACCTGTACCGCTACCCGGTGGGGCAGTGGAACGGGTTGGAGGCAACAAACGTGTGGGGGCCTGACGGGGCCGGCCTGACCAGCACGATTCTCCACGACCTCGACGGGCCCCTCGGCCGCGCCGAGCAAATGCAGGCGCTGGGCAGGGTGTAG
- a CDS encoding carboxyl transferase domain-containing protein: MTTPHSNREQHIGLVRDLKRILGETARGGSDAARERHTSRGKILPRERIDQLLDPGSPFLEVAPLAAHDMYGGKVAAAGVIAGIGLVEGRTCLVVANDATVSGGTYYPMTVKKHLRAQEIAADNHLPCIYLVDSGGAMLLNQAEVFPDRDHFGRIFYNMANMSKRGIPQISAVMGSCTAGGAYVPAMADENVIVKNQGTIFLAGPPLVKAATGEEVTPEELGGGDLHSSVSGVTDHLALDDADALARVRRIVATLPRDKNAAWDVIEPVEPTRSQDELYDVVPVGSRDPYDVRDAIEIIVDGGQYDEFKSEYGTTLVTAFARIYGHQVGIVANNGILFAESAQKGAHFIELCDQRAIPLVFLQNTTGFMVGREYEAGGIAKHGAKMVNAVATTRVPKFTVVIGGAFGAGNYSMCGRAYSPRFLWMWPNARISVMGGPQAAMTMSTVRRNQIERSGGQWSAQEQEDFEAPIREQFERESHPYYSSARLWDDGVIDPAEYAGDVTGLIVFLLSLAVMAAAWVAARPALLAPVANRMGDVSAR, encoded by the coding sequence TTGACCACTCCACACAGCAACCGCGAGCAGCACATCGGCCTCGTCCGCGACCTGAAGCGCATCCTGGGCGAGACCGCGCGCGGCGGATCCGACGCCGCGCGCGAGCGGCACACCTCCCGCGGCAAAATCCTGCCGCGCGAGCGCATCGACCAACTCCTCGACCCGGGCTCGCCGTTTCTTGAGGTCGCGCCGCTGGCCGCCCACGACATGTACGGCGGCAAGGTCGCGGCTGCCGGAGTGATCGCGGGCATCGGCCTTGTCGAGGGCCGCACCTGTCTCGTCGTGGCCAACGACGCCACCGTCTCCGGCGGCACCTACTACCCGATGACGGTGAAGAAGCACCTGCGCGCCCAGGAAATCGCCGCCGACAATCACCTGCCGTGCATCTACCTCGTCGACTCCGGGGGAGCAATGCTGCTCAACCAGGCCGAGGTCTTCCCCGACCGCGACCACTTCGGGCGCATCTTCTACAACATGGCCAACATGTCCAAGCGCGGCATCCCGCAAATCTCCGCGGTGATGGGCTCCTGCACCGCCGGCGGCGCCTACGTGCCGGCCATGGCGGACGAAAACGTCATCGTGAAAAACCAGGGCACCATCTTCCTGGCCGGCCCGCCGCTGGTCAAAGCCGCGACGGGCGAGGAGGTCACGCCCGAGGAGCTGGGCGGCGGCGACCTGCACTCCTCCGTCTCCGGCGTCACCGACCACCTGGCGCTCGACGACGCGGACGCGCTGGCGCGGGTGCGTCGGATCGTCGCCACGCTGCCGCGCGATAAGAACGCCGCCTGGGACGTGATCGAGCCCGTCGAGCCCACGCGCTCGCAGGACGAGCTTTACGACGTCGTCCCGGTCGGCAGCCGCGACCCCTACGACGTGCGCGACGCCATCGAGATCATCGTCGACGGGGGCCAGTACGACGAGTTCAAATCCGAGTACGGCACCACCTTGGTCACCGCGTTCGCGCGCATCTACGGCCACCAGGTCGGGATCGTCGCCAATAACGGCATCCTGTTCGCCGAATCCGCCCAAAAGGGTGCCCACTTTATCGAGCTGTGCGACCAACGCGCCATCCCGCTCGTGTTTCTGCAAAACACCACCGGGTTCATGGTGGGGCGCGAGTACGAGGCCGGCGGCATTGCCAAGCACGGCGCGAAGATGGTCAACGCCGTGGCCACCACGCGCGTGCCCAAGTTCACCGTGGTCATCGGCGGCGCGTTCGGCGCGGGCAACTACTCCATGTGCGGGCGCGCCTACTCCCCGCGTTTTCTGTGGATGTGGCCCAACGCGCGGATCTCCGTGATGGGCGGGCCGCAGGCCGCGATGACCATGTCCACGGTGCGCCGCAACCAGATCGAGCGCTCCGGCGGGCAGTGGAGCGCGCAGGAGCAGGAGGACTTCGAGGCTCCCATCCGCGAGCAGTTCGAGCGCGAATCCCACCCCTACTACTCCTCCGCTCGTCTGTGGGACGACGGAGTCATCGACCCGGCCGAATACGCAGGCGACGTCACCGGGCTCATCGTCTTTCTGCTCTCGCTCGCCGTCATGGCCGCGGCGTGGGTGGCGGCGCGGCCCGCGCTGCTCGCGCCCGTGGCCAACCGGATGGGCGACGTCAGCGCACGATAG
- a CDS encoding TetR/AcrR family transcriptional regulator: MARKGFHQTRLADVGAAVGISGPGMYRYVESKDALLAEILDEISDRLMAGAREIIDAGGRREASAREVMGELVAFHVTIGVTEPNVVSVQERELKNLDPSSQELVRAKQREYLAMWTEVLERAEPTLGASVARMRVQLVAGMINSVRYVIKRAGPEVVREHAYRMAMSALFS; encoded by the coding sequence ATGGCGCGCAAGGGGTTTCACCAGACCAGGCTCGCTGACGTCGGCGCCGCCGTAGGCATCTCCGGCCCGGGGATGTACCGCTACGTCGAGAGCAAGGACGCGCTTTTGGCGGAGATTCTCGACGAGATCTCCGACCGGCTTATGGCGGGGGCGAGGGAGATTATTGATGCCGGAGGGCGTCGAGAAGCAAGCGCCCGCGAGGTGATGGGGGAGCTGGTGGCGTTCCACGTCACCATCGGCGTGACCGAGCCCAACGTGGTCAGCGTGCAGGAGAGGGAGCTGAAAAACCTCGACCCGTCGAGCCAGGAGCTGGTGCGCGCCAAGCAGCGCGAGTACCTGGCGATGTGGACCGAGGTGTTGGAGCGGGCGGAGCCGACCCTGGGCGCGAGCGTGGCGCGGATGAGGGTGCAGCTCGTGGCCGGGATGATCAACTCGGTCAGGTACGTGATCAAGCGTGCGGGGCCCGAGGTGGTGCGCGAGCACGCGTACCGGATGGCAATGAGCGCGCTGTTTTCTTAG